The genomic segment CGACATCAAGAGCCAAGTCGGCGCCACCATCACGCACCGCGTGCTCGCACGCCTGATGGAGAGCCGCGGCATCCAGATCGACCACACCTACCAACTCAATGTCGGCGGCAACATGGACTTCAAGAACATGCTCGAACGCCGGCGCCTGAAGTCGAAGAAGCTCTCGAAGACGCAGGCCGTGACCAGCAACATCGACATCGATCTGCCCGAGCGCGACATCCACATCGGTCCGAGCGATCACGTGCCGTGGCTCGACGACCGCAAGTTCGCCTTCGTGCGGCTCGAGGGCCATGGCTTCGGCGGCGCCCCGATCAACCTCGAGTACAAGCTGGAGGTCTGGGATTCACCGAACTCGGCCGGCGTCATCATCGACGCCGTGCGCGCCGCCAAGCTGGCGCTCGACGCCGGACTCGGTGGCCCGGTCGAGTCGGCCAGCGCCTATTTCATGAAGTCGCCTTCGGTGCAGCTGCCCGACGACGTGGCTCGCACGCGCCTCGAGGAGTTCATCGCCGCGAACACCCCCGCGTAGCGGCCCCGCGCCCTCGCGCCCTCGCCCGCGGTCAGAGCAGGTCGCGCAGCCGCGCCGCCCGCTCCAGATCGGCCCGGAAGACGGGAAGCGTGTTCAGCGAATACATGCCGTCGATCTGATGGGACTCCCAGAGGGCATGGATGCGCCGCAGGTCGGCCTGACCGCTCTTCCAGCCGATGCCGTCGATCACCGCGATCACGAACTGCTGCGGCAACCGCACGTCGGCCATCTCCTCGATCTCGCGCACGGCGTCGGTCAGCTTCGATCCCGTGGAGTCGAAGCCCTTGGCCGCCACGACGATCTGCGCCTCGCCCGTGGCGGGCACCACGAGATCGCAGGGAGCCGTGCGGCGATTGCGGCCCGAGAAGCGCGTGCGTGTGCCGTAGCTCAGCCCGAGGTCGGAGGCGATGGCCTCGATCTCGTCTTCGAGGCGCCGCCCCGACGCGCCCGCGCTGATTGCGGCGACGCGGCTACCGGCCCGCGCCACCAATATGTCGGAGAAGGTATATGTTCGCCCGAGCTGCGTTTCGAGCAGCCGGATGAGCCCGAAATCGCGGTCTAGGTACTCCACGAGCGCCACCGGACGGGTGCGCGCGAGGGCGGCCCAGCTCGGGGTGTCGAACTCGTGCCGCAGGGAGTTCTTCAGCCGCTCCTGCGAGAGGCCAACGGTGAGGCCGAGCGCCGGCACCCACTCGGGATGCGCGTGCGCCCACGCCGCAAGACCCGCGACGTGGAGGCCGCCCCCGGCGTCCCCGTCGAGCCCGGCGAGCAAGCCGTCCTCGGCCTCGATCCCCCCCTCCGCCAGACGCGCGAGACTCTCGGTGGCGTCGTGGATCACCTGTGCCGCAGCGGTGGGCAGGGTCGGGTCGACGTGCCGCGACATCCGCCCGAGCGTCGACAGATACTCGTCGAACGAGGGGATGTCGCCCATCAATCGCGCCCGATGAAGAGGTATTCGCGCACCGAGTTGCGCGCCGCCGTCGCATGGGTGCCGAAGCTGTAGGAGTGGTCGATCTCGCGCAGCTCGACGTGCGGCTTCACCGCCGCGAGCAGTTCGAGGATGCGCTGCGGCCCGGGCACCGCGTTGGAGGAGTAGGAGAGCACGATCGCACCGGAATCGCGGAACTTCTCGAAGGTGGCGGCGAGCGCATCCTCCACCGTGCGTTTGTAAGCGAACGGCGTGAACTTCTTCGCGATCTTCTTCGTCTTGGTCTCCTCCATGATCACGCGGTCGCGCCAGTAGACCGAGAGACCTTCGAGGAAGTGGTAGCGCTTCATGTAATCGGCATCGTCGGATGGCGGTGCGTAGGGCGGATCGAGGTAGACGACGTCGTAGGGCCCCGCCGGAATGTCGGCCACGTCGTGGTTCAGCGCCGCGCTCGACGCCCCGTTGTCGAACACCGTGCGGTTGTAGTCGGCCACCCGCAACCGGAACTGCTCTTCCATGCTCAGCCGCAGGTCGCGCCGGCCGTCGTCGTAGCGGTTGCCCGTGTAGGTGAACACCCCGCGCGGTTGCTTGCGGGCGGCCGAGAGCACCAGCGCCGAGATCGCGATGTCGCGCTCGGCTCCGGCCAGCAGATCGACGTGGCTCCACGCCGAGTCGAGGAAGGCGAGGTCGGCGGGCGAGAGGTAGAGCCCCGCGAACTTGCGGGCGATGAAGTCGCGCCCGTCGGCGTTCGGCTCGCAGAGCTGCTCGACCGCGTCGTCGGGCAACGTGACGGTGGAGTTCTGCACGGTGGCGCGGGCGATGATCGACGAGAAGGTGAGGAAGTCGTTCGAGGTGACGGCATAGCCCTGCGCCTTGAGGAGGTAGGACACGAAGCCGGAGCCGCTGAAGGCATCCAGCGCCGACGAGCCGCCCAACTCTGAGAACACGCGCTGCAACGAGCCGGCCAGCCGGTATTTCGACCCCATGTAGCGCAAACGCGGAAAAAGTGCTGCCCGGGTGAGGATCTCCGACGCGACCGGGGTGGGAACGGTCGGGAGATCGAGGGTCATGTGCCCAGTCTCCCCGATGCCGCCGACATCGCGGTCATCCGGCGGAGCGCGCCGCCCACCACTCCTTCAGGCGCGCCGTGGCCTCCTCCTCGGAGAGCGGGCCCTCGTCGAGGCGCACCTCCAGCAGGTAGGCGTAGGCCTCGCCGACCGCGCGCGAGGGCTTGAGATCCAGGATGGCCATGATCTGCTCGCCGTCGAGATCGGGCCGAACGGATGCCATCTCCTCCTGTGCGGCCAGCGTCGCGATGCGCTCCTCCAGGTCGTCGTAGGCGAACGACAGTCGGTCGGCCTTGCGGCGGTTGCGGGTGGTGACGTCGGCGCGGGTGAGGATGTGCAGCCGCTCGAGCTGGTCGCCGGCGTCGCGCACGTAACGCCGCACGGCCGAATCCGTCCAGTCGCCGTCGGTGTAGCCGAAGAAGCGCAGATGCAACTCGATCAGGCGCCCGACCGCGGCGATCGTGTCGTTGTCGAAGCGCAGCTCGCGCAGCCGCCGCTTCGCGAGCTTGGCACCCACCACGTCGTGATGGTGGAAGCTGACCTGACCGCCGGGCTCGTTGCGCTTGGTGGCGGGCTTGCCGATGTCGTGCAGCAGCGCCGCGAGCCGCAGCACCAAGTCGGGCGACACGATGCCCGTTCCGGCGGCCGCGCGCGACTTCTCGAGGTCGATGGCCTGATCGAGCACCGTGAGGCTGTGCTGGTAGACGTCTTTGTGGTGGTGGTGCTCGTCGGCTTCGAGCTGCAGCGCCGGGATCTCCGGGATGATCAGCTCGGCAAGCCCGCTCTCGACCAGCAATTCGACGCCGACGCGCGGCGCATCCGTCTTCAGCAACTTGGACAGCTCGTCGTTCACCCGCTCGATCGAGACGATGCCGATGGAGTCGCGCATCTCCGAGATGGCGATCGCGGTGTCGGGGGCCACGGTGAAGCCGAGTTGGGCGCTGAAGCGGATGGCGCGCAGCATCCGCAGCGGATCGTCGCCGAACGAGACCTCGGGGGCGCCCGGGGTGCGCAGCACGCCGGCGATCAGGTCGTCCATGCCGTGCGCGGGGTCGACCAGCACGAGCTCGGGCACGCGCAGCGCCATGGCGTTGACCGTGAAGTCGCGGCGCCGTAGGTCGCCTTCGAGGCTGTCGCCGAACTCCACCGCGGGCTTGCGGCTGGTGCCGTCGTAGCTGTCCGAGCGGTAGGTGGTGATCTCCACGGTCTCGCCGTCGATGCGGGCGGCGATGGTGCCGAAGGCGCGCCCCACATCCCACTGCGCCTGCGAGATGGGCGTGACGAGGGCCAGGATCTCGTCGGGCGTCGCATCCGTCGTGAAATCGAGGTCGGTGATCGGGCGGCCGAGGAACGCGTCGCGCACCGGGCCGCCGACGAGGGCCAGCTCGTGGCCGGCGTCGGCGAACGCTGCCGCGAGGGTCGCGACAGGACCACTCGCCGCGAGGTTCCCCAGGAACTCGAGGGATTGCTGAACCGACTGCACCGGCCCATTTTAGCCGCGCCTTCCGCCGGGCCAGGGCGGTTCCCGGTTCTCCCAGGCCGCTTCTCCTAGAATCGGCAGTACGGATGCGGGGCCACCAGCGCACCCATGACTACCTATGAACCCAGCGCGTCGATTGTTTCGAGTTGCGCCCGCGATCGCCGCAAGCGCGCTGATCGCCGGTGCAGTGTTCGCGACCCCGATGGCAGCGAGCGCGACGGATGCCCCCGACCCGGCCGCGCCGACCGTCGCCCTCTCCATCGCTCCCGCCGGCAACGGCGTCGTCACCCCCGGAGCCGATCTCGCCATCACGGTCGAGATCGCGAATCCGGGCCCCGACCAGGTCGCCGACGGCACGATCGACATCGTGCTCGACCGCTCTCCGCTCACATCCGCGACCGCCTACGACTCCTGGGTGGCCGGCGGCGGCGCAGCAGACGGCGACGCAGCGGCTGCCGACGAGGATCTCGTCACGCTCGCCACCGCCGCTTCGCCGGCCGTTCCACTCGGTGCGACCCACTCGGTGCAGCTCACGGTGCCGGCCGACCAGCTGGCCCTCGGCGACTGGGGCAGCTACGGGCTCGGTGCCCGCCTCACCCAGGGCGGCGCGGTGGCCGCCGAGACGCGGTCCACGATCGTCTGGAACGATCCGACGGCCGACGCACCGCCCGCCGCCGGTGTCACCGTCATCGCACCACTCACGAGCATCGCCAGCACCACGGGTCTCATCCAGGCCCCGGCCCTCGAGACCTTCACGAGCGACACCGGCGTACTCACCCGCGAATTGGATGCGGTCATCGACCGCCCGGTCACGATCGCGGTCGATCCGCGCATCATCGTGTCCATCCGCGCTCTCGGATCGACCGCTCCCGATTCGGCCGTCGGCTGGCTCGAGCGGCTCGAGGCAGCCTCGAATCCGATCATCCCGCTCACCTTCGCCGATTCGGACATCGCGGCCGAGCACCAGGCGG from the Herbiconiux aconitum genome contains:
- a CDS encoding DNA adenine methylase — protein: MTLDLPTVPTPVASEILTRAALFPRLRYMGSKYRLAGSLQRVFSELGGSSALDAFSGSGFVSYLLKAQGYAVTSNDFLTFSSIIARATVQNSTVTLPDDAVEQLCEPNADGRDFIARKFAGLYLSPADLAFLDSAWSHVDLLAGAERDIAISALVLSAARKQPRGVFTYTGNRYDDGRRDLRLSMEEQFRLRVADYNRTVFDNGASSAALNHDVADIPAGPYDVVYLDPPYAPPSDDADYMKRYHFLEGLSVYWRDRVIMEETKTKKIAKKFTPFAYKRTVEDALAATFEKFRDSGAIVLSYSSNAVPGPQRILELLAAVKPHVELREIDHSYSFGTHATAARNSVREYLFIGRD
- a CDS encoding CCA tRNA nucleotidyltransferase, translating into MQSVQQSLEFLGNLAASGPVATLAAAFADAGHELALVGGPVRDAFLGRPITDLDFTTDATPDEILALVTPISQAQWDVGRAFGTIAARIDGETVEITTYRSDSYDGTSRKPAVEFGDSLEGDLRRRDFTVNAMALRVPELVLVDPAHGMDDLIAGVLRTPGAPEVSFGDDPLRMLRAIRFSAQLGFTVAPDTAIAISEMRDSIGIVSIERVNDELSKLLKTDAPRVGVELLVESGLAELIIPEIPALQLEADEHHHHKDVYQHSLTVLDQAIDLEKSRAAAGTGIVSPDLVLRLAALLHDIGKPATKRNEPGGQVSFHHHDVVGAKLAKRRLRELRFDNDTIAAVGRLIELHLRFFGYTDGDWTDSAVRRYVRDAGDQLERLHILTRADVTTRNRRKADRLSFAYDDLEERIATLAAQEEMASVRPDLDGEQIMAILDLKPSRAVGEAYAYLLEVRLDEGPLSEEEATARLKEWWAARSAG